Below is a genomic region from bacterium BMS3Abin08.
TGAATATGAGCAGATAAAGAGATGCGCTGAACAGCAAGGATGCATGGTCGCTTGGAAATGAGGTCTCAGGTCCATGGGGTAGGAGGGTGTGTCCGATACTCATCATAAAGGGACGTGGATGAAAATAGACAAGGGTTATGATAAAGTTAAACAAAAGTCCAACGATGGATGCCTCGGCAGCAAGAAGGAGTGTGGTCCTTCTCCTTTCGTCAACGACGAACCAGGAGAATATAAAAAGTGCCATAAGTAGATAGGCGCCTCCCTCTGCAAAGAATATGGCCACATAGTCCAGAGAGGGGTGCATGCCTGCACCTGAATTAATCCACAGGAAGAGCCTTGTGTTTATATTTTCA
It encodes:
- the bcrC gene encoding undecaprenyl-diphosphatase BcrC, whose translation is MVEDAAITLKEMTITTLENINTRLFLWINSGAGMHPSLDYVAIFFAEGGAYLLMALFIFSWFVVDERRRTTLLLAAEASIVGLLFNFIITLVYFHPRPFMMSIGHTLLPHGPETSFPSDHASLLFSASLYLLIFSRWVSMGVVLLFVAILTAWGRVYCGLHFPFDMLGSLVVAVFACLIIYRLRASLEPINRWVIRVL